A window of Oceanibaculum nanhaiense contains these coding sequences:
- the rpoC gene encoding DNA-directed RNA polymerase subunit beta' produces MNELMKIFGQDTGPQSFDEIRISIASPEQIRSWSFGEIKKPETINYRTFKPERDGLFCARIFGPVKDYECLCGKYKRMKYKGITCEKCGVEVTLSRVRRERMGHIELASPVAHIWFLKSLPSRIGLMMDMTLKDLERVLYFENYVVIEPGLTPLKLHQLLSEEDYFKYQDEFGEEAFEASIGAEAIKAILSKIDLEEERTRMRVELKETTSEAKRKKLVKRLKLVDAFMASNTRPDFMIMDVIPVIPPELRPLVPLDGGRFATSDLNDLYRRVINRNNRLKRLIELRAPDIIVRNEKRMLQEAVDALFDNGRRGRVITGTNKRPLKSMSDMLKGKQGRFRQNLLGKRVDYSGRSVIVVGPELKLHQCGLPKKMALELFKPFIYSKLELYGLASTLKAAKRMVEKERPEVWDILEEVIREHPVMLNRAPTLHRLGIQAFEPVLIEGKAIQLHPLVCTAFNADFDGDQMAVHVPLSLEAQLEARVLMMSTNNILSPANGKPIIVPSQDIILGLYYITLERAGVKGEGMVFSNIGEIEHALATNSVNLQAKVRARLETVDAEGTPVTKLVETTPGRMLLAQILPKHKNVPFELVNRLLTKKEISNVIDIVYRHCGQKETVIFADRLMTLGFGQACRAGISFGKDDLIIPEAKVKLIEEAQAKVKEFEQQYMDGLITQGEKYNKVIDVWSGCTDKVADEMMKKMSTAAADGYVNSVWMMAHSGARGSAAQIKQLAGMRGLMAKPSGEIIETPIISNFKEGLTVLEYFNSTHGARKGLADTALKTANSGYLTRRLVDVAQDCIVIEEDCGTENGITLRAVVDGGEVISPLAERVLGRTALEDIVHPLTGDMLVKQGEIITEAEVDLIDQAGIDQVRIRSPLTCETRIGICGKCYGRDLARGTSVNIGEAVGVIAAQSIGEPGTQLTMRTFHIGGAAQRGAEQSSVEATIDGTVKISNRNVVVNSDGIPVVMARNTEVVLFDDQNREKARHRVPYGAKLLADEGVTVTRGQRMAEWDPYTLPIITEKEGIANYVDLIEGLSMREVTDEATGISSKVVVDWKQQSRGNDLKPRITLRDAKGEVVQLANGLEARYFMAVDAILSVENGSKVRPGDVLARIPRESSKTRDITGGLPRVAELFEARRPKDFAIISEIDGRVEFGKDYKNKRRIVVVPAEEGEQPREYLIPKGKHISVHEGDFVQRGDLLMDGNPVPHDILSIMGVEALAAYLVNEIQEVYRLQGVKINDKHIEVISRQMLQKVEVQEPGDTTLLVGELLDRSEFEIENEKAIAEDGRPAVATPVLQGITKASLQTKSFISAASFQETTRVLTDAAVNGKIDTLDGLKENVIVGRLIPAGTGAFMTRIRRIAADRDRDAMGSDAKETPLVPAGDAPDASVA; encoded by the coding sequence ATGAACGAGCTCATGAAGATTTTCGGCCAGGACACTGGCCCGCAGAGCTTTGACGAGATCCGCATCTCGATCGCCAGCCCGGAGCAGATCCGCTCCTGGTCCTTCGGCGAGATCAAGAAGCCGGAGACGATCAACTACCGTACCTTCAAGCCGGAACGCGACGGCCTGTTCTGCGCGCGCATCTTCGGCCCGGTGAAGGATTACGAGTGCTTGTGCGGCAAGTACAAGCGCATGAAGTACAAGGGCATCACCTGCGAGAAATGTGGCGTCGAGGTCACCCTGTCGCGGGTGCGGCGCGAGCGCATGGGCCATATCGAGCTGGCCTCGCCGGTCGCCCATATCTGGTTCCTGAAGTCGCTGCCCAGCCGCATCGGCCTGATGATGGACATGACGCTCAAGGATCTTGAGCGCGTGCTGTATTTCGAGAATTACGTCGTCATCGAGCCGGGCCTGACTCCGCTGAAGCTGCACCAGCTGCTCAGCGAGGAAGATTACTTCAAGTACCAGGACGAGTTCGGCGAGGAGGCCTTCGAGGCTTCCATCGGCGCCGAGGCGATCAAGGCGATCCTGTCCAAGATCGACCTGGAGGAAGAGCGCACCCGCATGCGCGTGGAGCTGAAGGAGACCACCTCCGAGGCGAAGCGCAAGAAGCTGGTGAAGCGGCTGAAGCTGGTCGATGCCTTCATGGCGTCGAACACCCGCCCCGACTTCATGATCATGGACGTTATCCCGGTCATTCCGCCGGAGCTGCGCCCGCTGGTCCCGCTGGATGGCGGCCGTTTCGCGACCTCCGACCTGAACGACCTGTATCGCCGCGTCATCAACCGTAACAACCGCCTGAAGCGGCTGATCGAGTTGCGTGCGCCGGACATCATCGTGCGTAACGAGAAGCGCATGCTGCAGGAGGCGGTTGACGCGCTGTTCGACAATGGCCGCCGTGGCCGCGTCATCACCGGCACCAACAAGCGCCCGCTGAAGTCGATGAGCGACATGCTTAAGGGCAAGCAGGGCCGGTTCCGCCAGAACCTGCTCGGCAAGCGCGTCGATTACTCGGGCCGTTCGGTCATCGTGGTCGGCCCGGAGCTGAAGCTGCACCAGTGCGGCCTGCCGAAGAAGATGGCGCTGGAGCTGTTCAAGCCCTTCATCTATTCGAAGCTGGAGCTGTATGGCCTGGCCTCGACGCTGAAGGCCGCCAAGCGCATGGTGGAAAAGGAGCGGCCGGAAGTCTGGGACATCCTCGAAGAGGTGATCCGCGAGCATCCGGTGATGCTGAACCGCGCGCCGACGCTGCATCGACTGGGCATCCAGGCTTTCGAGCCGGTGCTGATCGAGGGCAAGGCGATCCAGCTGCATCCGCTGGTCTGCACCGCCTTCAACGCCGACTTCGACGGTGACCAGATGGCGGTCCATGTGCCGCTCTCGCTGGAGGCGCAGCTTGAGGCCCGCGTGCTGATGATGAGCACGAACAACATCCTCTCGCCGGCCAACGGCAAGCCGATCATCGTGCCCAGCCAGGACATCATCCTGGGCCTGTACTACATCACGCTGGAACGTGCCGGCGTGAAGGGCGAAGGCATGGTGTTCTCCAACATCGGCGAGATCGAGCATGCGCTGGCCACCAATTCGGTGAACCTGCAGGCCAAGGTCAGGGCGCGGCTGGAGACGGTCGATGCCGAAGGCACGCCTGTCACCAAGCTGGTCGAGACCACGCCCGGCCGCATGCTGCTGGCGCAGATCCTGCCGAAGCACAAGAATGTGCCGTTCGAGCTGGTCAACCGCCTGCTGACGAAGAAGGAAATCTCCAACGTCATCGACATCGTCTACCGCCATTGCGGTCAGAAGGAGACGGTGATCTTCGCCGACCGGCTGATGACGCTGGGCTTCGGCCAGGCCTGCCGCGCCGGCATTTCCTTCGGCAAGGACGATCTGATCATCCCGGAAGCCAAGGTGAAGCTGATCGAAGAGGCCCAGGCGAAGGTCAAGGAGTTCGAGCAGCAGTACATGGACGGCCTGATCACCCAGGGCGAGAAGTACAACAAGGTGATCGACGTCTGGTCGGGCTGCACCGACAAGGTCGCCGACGAGATGATGAAGAAGATGTCGACCGCCGCGGCGGACGGCTACGTCAACTCGGTGTGGATGATGGCGCATTCCGGTGCGCGTGGCTCCGCCGCCCAGATCAAGCAGCTGGCCGGCATGCGCGGCCTGATGGCCAAGCCGTCGGGCGAGATCATCGAGACGCCGATCATCTCCAACTTCAAGGAAGGCCTGACCGTGCTGGAGTATTTCAACTCCACCCACGGTGCCCGTAAGGGCCTGGCCGACACCGCCCTGAAGACCGCGAACTCCGGCTACCTGACCCGTCGCCTGGTCGATGTGGCGCAGGATTGCATCGTCATCGAGGAGGATTGCGGCACCGAGAACGGCATCACGCTGCGCGCGGTCGTCGATGGCGGCGAGGTTATCTCGCCGCTGGCCGAACGCGTGCTGGGCCGCACCGCACTGGAGGATATCGTCCACCCGCTGACCGGCGACATGCTGGTGAAGCAGGGCGAGATCATCACCGAGGCGGAGGTCGATCTGATCGACCAGGCCGGTATCGACCAGGTCCGTATCCGCTCGCCGCTGACCTGCGAGACGCGGATCGGCATCTGCGGCAAGTGCTATGGCCGCGATCTGGCGCGCGGCACCTCGGTCAATATCGGTGAGGCTGTCGGCGTCATCGCCGCGCAGTCCATCGGCGAGCCGGGCACGCAGCTGACCATGCGTACCTTCCACATCGGCGGTGCCGCCCAGCGTGGCGCCGAACAGTCGAGCGTGGAAGCGACCATCGACGGTACCGTGAAGATTTCCAACCGCAATGTGGTGGTGAACTCCGACGGTATCCCCGTGGTCATGGCCCGCAATACCGAGGTCGTGCTGTTTGACGACCAGAACCGTGAAAAGGCCCGCCATCGCGTGCCTTACGGCGCCAAGCTGCTGGCCGATGAGGGTGTTACCGTCACGCGCGGCCAGCGGATGGCGGAGTGGGATCCCTACACCCTTCCGATCATCACGGAAAAGGAAGGCATCGCCAATTACGTCGATCTGATCGAGGGCCTCTCCATGCGTGAGGTCACCGACGAGGCGACGGGCATCTCCTCGAAGGTCGTGGTTGACTGGAAGCAGCAGTCGCGCGGCAACGACCTGAAGCCGCGCATCACGTTGCGCGACGCCAAGGGCGAGGTGGTGCAGCTGGCCAACGGTCTGGAGGCCCGCTACTTCATGGCCGTGGATGCGATCCTGTCGGTCGAGAACGGTTCCAAGGTCCGCCCTGGCGACGTGCTTGCCCGTATCCCGCGCGAAAGCTCGAAGACTCGTGACATCACCGGTGGTCTGCCGCGTGTGGCCGAGCTGTTCGAGGCCCGGCGCCCGAAGGATTTCGCCATCATCAGCGAGATCGACGGCCGGGTCGAGTTCGGCAAGGACTACAAGAACAAGCGCCGCATTGTGGTGGTTCCGGCCGAGGAGGGCGAACAGCCCCGCGAGTACCTGATCCCGAAGGGCAAGCATATCTCCGTGCATGAAGGCGACTTCGTGCAGCGCGGCGATCTGCTGATGGACGGTAATCCGGTGCCGCACGACATCCTGTCGATCATGGGCGTGGAGGCTCTGGCCGCCTATCTCGTGAACGAGATCCAGGAGGTCTATCGACTGCAGGGCGTGAAGATCAACGACAAGCATATCGAGGTGATCTCGCGCCAGATGCTGCAGAAGGTCGAGGTGCAGGAGCCGGGCGACACCACGCTGCTGGTCGGCGAGCTGCTCGACCGCAGCGAATTCGAGATCGAGAACGAGAAGGCGATTGCCGAGGATGGCCGTCCGGCCGTGGCAACGCCGGTTCTGCAGGGCATCACCAAGGCCTCGCTGCAGACCAAGTCGTTCATCTCGGCTGCCTCGTTCCAGGAGACCACCCGCGTGCTGACCGATGCCGCTGTGAACGGCAAGATCGACACGCTGGATGGTCTGAAGGAGAACGTCATCGTTGGCCGCCTGATTCCGGCCGGCACCGGCGCCTTCATGACCCGCATCCGCCGGATCGCCGCCGACCGCGACCGCGATGCGATGGGCAGCGATGCCAAGGAGACCCCGCTGGTCCCCGCCGGCGATGCTCCCGACGCGTCGGTTGCGTGA
- the rpsL gene encoding 30S ribosomal protein S12 — protein MPTINQLIRKPREQQLARNKVPALEACPQKRGVCTRVYTTTPKKPNSALRKVARVRLTNGFEVTSYIPGEGHNLQEHSVVMIRGGRVKDLPGVRYHIIRGTLDTQGVKDRRQRRSKYGAKRPK, from the coding sequence ATGCCGACGATCAACCAGCTCATCCGCAAGCCGCGCGAGCAGCAGCTTGCGCGAAATAAAGTGCCGGCCCTTGAGGCCTGCCCGCAGAAGCGCGGCGTTTGTACGCGCGTCTACACCACCACCCCGAAGAAGCCGAACTCGGCGCTTCGTAAGGTGGCGCGCGTTCGTCTCACCAACGGGTTTGAAGTGACAAGCTACATCCCGGGTGAGGGCCACAATCTGCAGGAACATTCCGTGGTGATGATCCGCGGCGGCCGTGTGAAGGATCTTCCCGGCGTCCGCTATCACATCATCCGCGGCACGCTGGATACCCAGGGCGTGAAAGATCGTCGCCAGCGCCGTTCGAAGTACGGCGCGAAGCGGCCGAAGTAA
- the rpsG gene encoding 30S ribosomal protein S7 produces MSRRHSAEKREVLPDPRYGDQVLTKFMNSLMYDGKKSAAEKIIYGAFERIEKRSGQDPLKVFHEALDNVKPALEVRSRRVGGATYQVPVEVRFERAQALAIRWLIDSSRKRSETTMTDRLSSELMDAAGNRGGAVKKREDTHRMAEANRAFSHYRW; encoded by the coding sequence ATGTCACGTCGCCATAGCGCAGAGAAGCGTGAGGTTCTCCCCGATCCCCGGTACGGCGATCAGGTGTTGACCAAGTTCATGAACAGCCTGATGTACGACGGCAAGAAGTCGGCCGCCGAAAAGATCATCTACGGCGCTTTCGAGCGTATCGAGAAGCGCAGCGGCCAGGACCCTCTCAAGGTGTTCCACGAGGCCCTGGACAATGTGAAGCCGGCCCTTGAGGTGCGCTCCCGCCGTGTTGGCGGTGCCACCTATCAGGTGCCCGTCGAGGTGCGCTTCGAGCGTGCCCAGGCGCTGGCGATCCGCTGGCTGATCGACAGCTCGCGCAAGCGGTCGGAGACGACGATGACCGATCGCCTTTCGTCGGAGCTGATGGATGCTGCCGGCAATCGCGGTGGCGCCGTGAAGAAGCGTGAAGACACGCATCGTATGGCGGAGGCGAATCGCGCCTTCTCCCATTACCGCTGGTAA